The Pagrus major chromosome 1, Pma_NU_1.0 genome includes the window AGCACAAAGgtttaaaatataaactgtACATGAAGTAAAATGAAGCTGATCAGAGatttttcaaatattatttattattctggagaatttgaaaatacattttgtttaacGACTCATCAACTTCTATAATATAACTGACTGTACAGGTAAATATAAGCTCTCATAGTTGAAGCAGTAAGCTGATCTGAACAATAAATCATGTCTGACACCTCGACGTGATTCAGTTGAAGCTGCCGACTCCACATTCTTCTAAACTTCCTGCtacatgctgctgctgactgtctgtgctgctgcctcctacctgctgctgctactgaaaactgaacatgaaAACTTTTGGAGCTgaaggtaaatgtgtgtgtatgttgtggcAACACTGTGGTAATGGTCTGATAAGGTTAAGAGAGGAAGAGGCAATGTATTATTTACAAGCTACTATCATATTTGTAATATTAACACTAttagtatttcatttttaaatatcctGATTATTGTCAATATCGTTATATCGCAACACTTCTAATTGGGATTGGGTCTTAGACTCCTACGGTTTGGTCTGAGAGTAATTCACAAAGTATTTTATCCCTATCATTAGCTCCAACGCCTGAGAGGCATCACATCACTTGTTGTACAACTACTTTAGGTACGTTTTGGCggctgcaggaggagatttGAGACTAATTCAAAGATAAAAGTTGAACTTTCATTTATCAAGTTGCTGTAAAAAGGATGTTACAAgttatatttacaattaaatggataataaagtcataaaatacTTCACACGTTCTTCCACTAAGCTGAACACTGGTGTATGTTAAGTTCATGAATCTAAGCTTCTCTAAGATATATAATTGTCTCTATTGCATATTCCTGCTTTAATACAAATGTTatgaagaaacagaaatatcagacTATAAATGCAGGTCAGCGGGTTTTGTTGACGGTGCTGTACAACACAGCTGGATCCTCTGCAGCTCCCTGACCTCTGgctctgagaaaaaaagaaaaagatattgTATGAAATAAAATTACTGCCATCACATCCCAACAGTGACATTAATGAAGACAGATCAGGAAAATCCAAAAGCATTTCAAAGTGAAGTCATTTTAATCTTGCACAGTGTTCCTGTGTGAAGAGCCGCTCACCTCGGGGCGGTACTGGCACTGTTATATCTGACAGCAGCGTACTCGACTTCCTGTTGCTCCACGTGTCTTCGAGGCTGAGCTGGTCTGATGTTGGAGTACAGATTATCTGCCTGGTTGTTGGAGAAGTGGACGCTGGCGTACTGAAAGTCGTCCTGCTCCTCCGGCTGTCCCTGGTCAGGTAGACGTGAACAGAATTACTTTCAGCTACATATTTTAAATGAGTCTTTCATTTGAACAGTGCATTCTAGCAGAGGATTGAAACCAGGATGAAAACAGCCGAAGCAGAAGCAGCTGTGGTAATAATGGAGCTAATATCCCTGTTGTCAAAAGTGCAACATGAAGTCCTCCTCTGTCAGATGAGTTTTCTAGAAGCCCTTAAAGACACTGAGTGACTCGGCAGTATGAATAAACAGGAGCCAGACTGGGTTTTATTTCTTCTAGAGTGAAATACATAACTATCCTCACCTGTTCCCTGTCGTCTGGTCTCTCTTCAGCCTCAGTAGATTCCCTGGAAGCCCTCTTCTTCCTGGTTAGGAGagttaattaaaacataaacgACTGAATGTTTTAATTGTAAATTGCTGTGATTGAACATTCAATGATTCAGTAGAACAGAACTGCTCACCTGATccacaggaagacagagagggataTGATAGCCAGGAGAACGACAGTGATGGTTCCAGCAGCCACTGATTTCCCTGATCCTAAGAAATGGtgatcaaaagaaaacagacagttAATCAGGCTGTTACAGCATGTTTTGGCATGTTGGTCCCACAGAGTGATATATGAtaaaacaaggggaaaaaacaaacatatccTGAATAATAGTGCACGTGTGTGTATTAAATCAATTAATGTCCTGCTCAATACAGGTGGACTGTCTggacaaaaaatgaaacatgcaCACTTTCTAAATTACATTGGATTACATCCCTGACATAATGGCAATAAACTGATATGGTTAAATATTTAGACTAAGGTGGTATTTGATTCCAAATGTACAATCTAGATcaagtgaaaacaaacatgcCATGTTTCACTGCTGTAAATGCACAGCAGTAAAATGAGTATGTCAGAGCTTTTCTCATTATCATCAGTTTTGGCAGTCAAGGTCTAAAGAAGCCAATAGGACAGTATCATCTGCAAACAACAATACGCCATCCTAACAAACCAATAAATGGGCAGTTTTCACACCTGGGCTCCAAACTGACATTCTTTCCACATGTATTATGAGCAGGAGAGATCACAAGACAAAAGCCAACAGCCACATTGGATGTGCTTGGCAGGAGCCCAACAATAAAGACAGAACTCTCGCTCTGAGTGCACAGGGAATTAAGACTCTCAAGAAGCAATAACTGCACTAGAAACTGCTGCAGGACACCCACAGAAACATCAGGGAACACATTCTTGACCATTTTAAAGGTAGACACATGTAAACAAGATTATTATATTCCTATGAGCCCTTCATTATGTAACAGAGTGCAAAGACTCTGAccactgtttcactgttttcacaGAGTGCTTCTTCTCCTACTGCTTCTATCCCCAGGTGAGGTCAACAATGTTCTCCTCTTACTGAAAACATTCAAGCTGATACATTCCTTGATTTTACTTTAAGAAAAATGTAGTATTAATTATTATGCTTATAACTTTAatgcaataacatttttaaaaatcaaaaacgtACCTGCCACAGTCAGATGTACGGtggttttatttcttcctcttctgttctgGACTTCACAGGAATAATTCccactgtgttcagctctgatgTCAGTGAGGGTGAAGATCTGTCCTGATGCTTTTGGTGAGTCTTCATtctccttgtaccaggtgtaattagctgctgggttagcatcactgctacaggtcagattcactgaactgccctccactatctcagcagagggactcactgacacagagggaagctttggagcatctggaggagaaaacatgaagacatttcacatttaattttaaaattgcGGATGACTTTCAGATGAATAACAGATGAAATACAACAAGGAAATATTAATCATAAAGTAGGTGATTCAGTTTGATTCAACCCTTTGCAacatatattaaataaaactaGTGGCTGTCTTCTTAGGTTTGGTATAAAATTGTAAGATTTCATTTGTGACACAAGGTGAAAATTCTTCCACCATTTGTTCATATATTTTTAGTCCTCTTCCTACAATCCTAAAAATGTGGTCATGTTACCAAATCAAGACAGCAATTTTGTTTCCATCAAAATGTTTGTGGCAATACAAActagtatataatatataatataatatataagtaCTAAACATCATGTCTCAGAGACAGGGTTGATAACAGGACTCTGGCCACATTAGATGTTggatgtgtatttatgtgtgggAGCATCTGAAACTTTAGAGCTGGTTTTCTGGATCAATGAACATCTGTGCAGATCTGGAAACAATTTGTACATAAAACATCATTTCATCATCTACTGTAGCTGCTCAgtgaacaacagcagcagactgtgaaGGTCAAAcaggcagagctggagaaagTGCACGATCAGCAAAACACCTGACTGGGTGACAAGGTTTTAAAAAGTTGTCATTAGTTGATTTAAATCAGCTGCGTTTTACTCACATTTCACATCAACAGAGATGTATTCAGACGTCCTCCCCCACAGCTCGTTCTCAGCTGTACAGTAATACTCTCCAGAGTCAGAGGactggatggagctgaagacAAGCTGTGGTTCTTTACTGAGAGGTTGAAGGTCTGGATCTCCATtctccttgtaccaggtgtatttagctgctgggttagcatcactgctacaggtcagagtcactgaactgccctccactatctcagcagagggactcactgacacagagggaagctttggagcatctggaggagaaaagattgacatttttacattcagttttaaTATGTGTGTTGGCAATGGAGGTCCATGTAAGAAATAGACAGACATCAGAAATACCAAACTAACTAATCTTACTTGAACCTAATCAACATAAATCCAAATGCACATAAACATCACAGACAAAATGTCTCGCAGTTCATCAGTGATCAAGGAAATTATCCTGGTTCAGTGTCTTTGGACACTTTCATGTTACTAATGAACTCTAGTAGGTAAGTTAGCTAAAGGTGTGCATACTAACACTCAAAACACAAGTAAGACTAACAACTTGTAACTCCTCACATCTGAACAATCATATGACTAGATTCTGTTCACTCTTGGATGGACCAGACTTAAAAAAGTCCTtgaataaaagtgtttttgcatgtttaagTGTCAACTAAAGATCCAGACAGATCTTGTTGGACTGTGAGTGAAgtgacacaaaaaatacatatttattcaACAAGTCTAGAATCTTAGTGCAGCTATTTGGTTGTCGACCACTTCTGCACAACAAATCACCAAATACCACTGAGTTACATTAACATGTTAAAGGCTCCCTGAGATGGAACAGAAAGTAAACTCACACACTGGAGGAGACGGGAACTTCTCATAACCTCTGACAGCACAGGTGTACTTGTCTGCATGACCACCGTCACCTGGATAATAATACCGGTAATTTTCATGTCTTTTCTGTCCATTCTTGAACCAGATGAAGGAAGTATGACCATAACAACTGCTGATACATATCAGGTAAGTGGTTGAAAGTGATCGATGCACCTGCACCTTGGGAGGCTCTGTAAATATGTGCATAATGAACAACAATGTCAATTATGTTCATGAATACATACATAAGATgtatacaaacatttacagtgatTTCAAGAAATTAAACACTTTGaactaaattaataaatattcagCTGAAAATGTTACCTGTGACAGACAAAGTGACTCCAGGTGAACCAGAATATTTCCCACGTTCTTGGTCTGTAATGAATCTGAACTTGTACTCAGCTGAGTCGCtctctctcaggtctgtgattCTCAGAGTGCAGGCCTTGTTAACACAGTTAAACTGCACACGACCTGAATACCCTGGGTCTGTTCTCAGATCCACATGAACACCATTACTCACTTTTGTAAACCAGAATTGATTCTCAACTCTCTTTACAGTGGATGGGTATCTGTAGGTGCAGCTCATGTCCACGGTTGATCCTTTTAAGGCACAGATCTTAGTAGACCTGTAAGTCACTCCCCAGCCATACTGACCCTGTATCACTGTAACACAGagcacatcagaaaacacaatgaaactgAATAACTTCAGTTAACAATCACTTAATAAGACAAAGGTGATCATACTACCATTATGATGTGGGGGAAAGGTAACATGGACATGCTTCAAAATCCTCGATTATCAGACTAATTACTGTCATCAAAAGTTCTTAATCATGCGTCAACAAAAAGTCCTCCACACAGAAAattcataaaaacatgttttacacacTTTTCTGAGATGCTGAAGAATAGTTGTATGAAATACTCATGTTACCCCACCCAcatgtttttgggtttttttggacTTCATACGGCTTTATTGATAGAGCAGCTGAagacatgacaggaaacaggatgagagagaggggaagcgACACGCAGCAGGgagccccaggccgggactcgAACCCGGGGCCACTGTGGCGAGGACagagcctctgtacatgggacgccagctccaccaactgagctaaacagcgcCGCCACACACATGTTAACTTCCCTTTAATAGGCACTTTCTGACTaatgctttaaataaataacacttcaTGACTTTTGTATGTTATTTCTGAACGACACCAggatgaacacaaacaaaggaGGAGTGGAAGATGTGAACATGCTTTCTACAGTTAAACTCAATGTGCACCCAGTCTGAAGGTGCAGTGAAGTGAACAGGAAGGTATTGAACCTGTGACCTTTAATGCAGTTTACTGACCAGGATAAGAGgagaaatattatttattagagTCTGTGCTGTTCTTGGTCAGTTCTCTCTGTTCACTCTGTGGTCAGGATGCTGCTGAGTTAAGtgtgaaaactaaaaataaaagcagaacacTGAAGTGTGGGAAACTGCTTCAAGCTGCGATGATGTAATGATAAGCTGTCTGCATATAGCATGGAAACATCACACTGACGTCAGACAGCACAAACAGAACTAGCAGGCAGTGGTTCAGATGTACGATCATATACAAGAAGTACAGTCAGTTTTTGGGGTTTTACTGTGAGAACAATATCCCTCCAAAAAACTTCACTGTGATAAAAGTAGCTGCAGATACAAACTAATCGTCCTCCACATGAGCTGGTGCTTCTGCAGCCAGGGTCGACTTCAGAACAGATTAAACAGGATGAGAAGGGAAAAGTTCTGAAAACCCAAAATATTCTCAGTTTACAGCGTGTAAAAGTGCTGAGCACACAGCTACTTCATGCAAAAGTCAAGATTCCCTCTTTAAATGCAGTAAATGTAACTGTACctgacacagagagaaggacgACCACAAATCCACTCGCTGCTGCAGTTAAACTCATATCTGCTCCTCTGATCTCTCTGTGAGGTTTCAGAGACAATCAAACATGTCAGCAGATAAAATAATGATGCACACAGGAGGTTTACAGTATCAGTCACATCAACAAACAATTCTACTTACAATGAAGACGGACGTCGTCTTGAAAGAAGCCGTTCCTCAGTTGTCAGTGAGCAGAAGTCAGATATCAGGCTCTTAAACCACTAGATGTACTTCCTCTTTAGTTCATACATGACGTGCCAAATGCCAGTCAACACCCACATCGTACTAAAGCTGTGTTGTCTTGCAAAGTATAAATTCAATAATAAATGCAGTATCGGATGCATTAAGTCACATTTTTGATTAAGATTGTAAATATTTACACCTGCCCTCTACAGTTCATCTCTATGTGCTCTGAGGCAGGATGTCACACAGTCTGCAGGTGTAGTGAAGGAGCAGGAATGCATTGTACCTGTGAACCACAAGGCAGTTTGactgaagaggatgaagagcagagggtTCATTATAAGAGAGGATGGAGAATGACATGTTATTGATGTTTCTTggtttgtttcttctctgttcaCTCTGCAGTCAGGTTGCTGCTGTgtgcagagaaaagcagaacaCTGAGCTGTGAGAAACTCCCACGTCTGTTAGTGTTAACAACCCATgaacatgtaacacacacagttCAAGAAGACTGGTAGGATCTGGTGAGGACACACAATGGTTTTTAATGACGTTGGCTCGTTTAGGTGGTTCAGATTGATAAACTGTGCAGAGATGTCCAACATGTAGAAAAAAGTGTCACctaacatttgaaaaaaacacccaaaccTCACAGtgtgcagagaaacacaacacaactatCTGCATGGCTACATACCACTGAAGGATGCTCTCAGCCCACTGTCTCACTTTGAACACACTTTATTGGCTTTGTCAGCCAGGACAGGTGAAAACCCAGAAGCTGATCAGAgatttttcaattattatttattattctggagaatttgaaaatacattttgtttaacGACTCATCAATTTCTATAATATAACTGACTGTACAGGTAAAAATAAGCTCTCATAGTTGAAGCAGTAAGCTGATCTGAACAATAAATCATGTCTGACACCTCGACGCGATTCAGTTGAAGCTGCCGACTCCACATTCTTCTAAACTTCCTGCtacatgctgctgctgactgtctgtgctgctgcctcctacctgctgctgctactgaaaactgaacatgaaAACTTTTGGAGCTGAAGGTAAATGTGTCCACTTCCCCCACATCCTCCACAGCCTCGCTCTCCTCTGTGATGTTTCAATGTGGTACTTCTTTGTGTCCATCAGGTGAGTCCTGCCTCTGGTTCAGCTGCATCTGAAGAGAATCACACAAAACATGTGTAAAGTTTtagttgtgactgtgactgtgaatcTAAAGTCGGGATGTTTTATCTGATGCAGGCGTCTCTAACCTGACTGGACTTCACAGCAtgtcttcctgctgctctgtgtcttctgtctgtgctgcagtgaAGTCTGACACGTTCTCATACTCAGGACAAGAGTCCAGCTGATGAGGAGAGATGACAAAATGAGGCTCAAAGGACCTCATTCATGAACCGGCATAAAATCAGATCAGCCAGGTTATTATAACTGTGATATAGGGGAAGTTTTGTCAAgatggcctctctctctctctccgtctcacCTCTATCATCTCGACAGGTTCTTGTGGTTCAGTGGTGGAGCTCagagttttcttcttcctggattgagtccaacaacaacaaatacaaaattcaaCACTGAGAAACTCATATCACTAAAACTAAATGAAgtctgaagaagaaaataaaagagcagaTGGATTCTGATTGTTTCACCTCGTCCACAGActcaggagaagaagaggaatcaAGACCACCACAGTCACCCTGATGATGTTCATTATCATTGCTGAATTCactagaaacacacacagatctgtcatgaaaatgaataaatcactTTTCCAGGTGATGCTGTCTgttaatcagtcagtcagagtcATCCACCTCTGACATGATGGAGGTTCCTCCCTGAACACAGCTACAGAAGAACTGTCTCTGAACGCAGacaggaaatgttgttttctttgcaccAGTTATGACTTGTTACATATTAACATGTTAATCTGGTCTGGTGCAgtaaacaggtgtgtgtgcaggtgaatGAGGATAACTCACCTGCCACAGTCAGATGTACGGtggttttatttcttcctcttctgttctgGGCTTCACAGGAATAATTCccactgtgttcagctctgaagtcagtGATGGTGAAGATCTGTCCTGATGCTTTTGGTGAGTCTTCATtctccttgtaccaggtgtatttagctgctgggttagcatcactgctacaggtcagagtcactgaactgccctccactatctcagcagagggactcactgacacagagggaagctttggagcatctggaggagaTTTGAAGAGACTCATGTCATTCACATCAGATAATGGCTTAGTCACATTTACAATTtggataaagaaaataaaaatagaccACAGTTAACAGTTAATACACATTATATATCTGCAGATGGTCAGTAAATGTTTACAAACATGTGAAGCAGATTTGCTGTCTACAAGTCATATGTCCCTTAACGCTGAGTCAGCAGGACACCAGTGCTGCTTATATTTTGTACTCACACTGGACATCGACTGATACAGACGAGGACATGATCTCTCCATACTGATTCTCAGACTTGCAGGAGTAgttccctctgtcctcagagctgatggaggagaaatGATAGATGCGTGTCTGTCCTCGAAGCAGATTTTGTTtctccttgtaccaggtgtatttagctgctgggttagcatcactgctacaggtcagagtcactgaactgccctccagTATCTCAGCAGAGGggctcactgacacagagggaagtcttggagcatctggaggagaaaacaaacacattttatattcaatTTTAATATTGCAGATGAGTTTCAGATGAATAACAGATGAAATACAATAAGGAAATATTTGTCATAAAGTAGGTGGTGCAGTTGATTTAACCCTTTGCAACATCTATTGAATAAAACTAGTGGCTGTCTTCTTAAGTTTGGTATAAAATTGTCAGATTTCATTTGTGACACAAGGTGAAAATTCTTCCACCATTTGTTGATTCTGTCATGACTCACGTCACGCCAGCCACTCATCGCCAGATCGTACTATCAGCAAGAGCGTTTGCTTCAGCCGTTCCTGCCTGCTTGACTGTCGCCAGTCCCAGACGTGAGTTCCTTGCCCCCTGAACAAATCTCCCAGTTGGACGCGGACCACGGACGCATTTCACGTGGGGACGCCAAACAAAGACACTGATTCACTTGCCACCTTCGCCAAACCACGCGGGATTCCAGGATTCTCCAACACCCCTCCCCCTCTGCACATTTATTCACTGTGTCACAAATAAATATTCAACTTTAACTGTTTTTCTGAGTtctgtgtcttgcatttgggtctgGTCCCTGTTATCACTAACAGATTCTTTAAAAAGACTGCAGCTGGTGCCACAACATGTGTGTAATTTAACTGTGTGGGGAACAAAACGTTTTTCCTTCCTACAATCCTAAAAATGTGCCCATGAAACGAAATAAAACATCAATTATGTTTCCATCAAAATGTTTGTGGCACTACAAACTAGCACTAAACATCATGTCTCAGAGACAGGGTTGATAACAGGACTCTGGCCACATTAGATGTTggatgtgtatttatgtgtgggAGCATCTGAAACTTTAGTTGTTAACTTTACTTTTCTGGATCAATGAACATCTGTGCAGATCTGGAAAcaatttgtaaataaaacatcatttcatcatctactgtagctgctcagtgaacaacagcagcagactgtgaaGGTCAAAcaggcagagctggagaaagTGCACGATCAGCAAAACACCTGACTGGGtgataaagttttaaaaagttgtCATTAGTTGATTTAAATCAGCTGCGTTTTACTCACATTTCACATTAATATAGATGTATTTAGACGTCCTCCCCCACAGCTCGTTCTCAGCTGTACAGTAATACTGTCCAGAGTCAGAGGACTGGATGGAGCTGAAGTGAAGCTGTGGATCTTTACTGAGAGGATGACGGTCCGGATTTCCATtctccttgtaccaggtgtatttagctgctgggttagcatcactgctacaggtcagagtcactgaactgccctccactatctcagcagagggactcactgacacagagggaagcttcggagcatctggaggagaaaacatgaacacattttacatttaatttcaatatGTGTGTTGGCATTAGGATCCACATACAGCACACATCAGAAAAACTAAAGCTAGTTCATCTTACTTTTGATTCAAATTGAAAACATAAAgcacacaaagacatgaaatCTTTTCACAAGTTGGCAAAGAAACATGAGTGGAAAGAATGAAGTGAGATACTTCATTGTCTTCACTCATGTTTTGTGAACTAACCAGAATCAAAACAGTCAAAACCTGAAACCATCAAGTGTTTTGTATCAGAAATTAGAGATTGGTTAATAACAAATTAATTAGTACAAATGGTGGCTCAAAAGGCTCCACCAGGTGTTATTTCAGTGGACGACTGTAAGTAAACTCACACAGTGGAGGAGAGCGGGAGTTCTCATGTCCTTCTACAGCACAGGAAAAGCTGTCTGCAGGATTGAAGTAGtctgaataataataagatgATTGTCCCTGACCGATCCGTCCATTCTTGTACCAGACGTAGTGAAGACGACCAGATAGATGACAACTGCTGTGACACATCAGCACTACCCAGCGTGTAGAGGCCTGTAAGCTGTTCACCATCACCTGCAGATCTGAATGTGAATAAGAAACAGAAGTCTTCATTTTAGGCTgaatgtcaacacacacacacacacacacacacacacacacacacacacacacacacacacacacacacacacacacacacacacacacacacacacacacacacacacaaaatgtgtgACAGACAAAGTGACTCCAGGTGAACCAGAATATCTCCCACCTTCTTGGTATGTAATGAATCTGAACTTGTACTCAGCTGAGTCGCtctctctcaggtctgtgattCTCAGAGTGCAGTCCTTGTTAACACAGTTATACTGCACACGACCTGAATACTGTGGGTCTGTTCTCAGATCCACATGAACACCATTACTCACTTTTGTAAACCAGAATTGATTCTCAACTCTCTTTACAGTGGATGGGTATCTGTAGGTGCAGCTCATGTCCACGGTTGATCCTTTTAAGGCACAGATCTTAGTAGACCTGTAAGTCACTCTCCAGCCATCCTGACCCTGTATCACTGTAACACAGagcacatcagaaaacacaatgaaactgAATAACTTCAGTTAACAATCACTTAATAAGACAAAGGTGATCATACTACCATTATGATGTGGGGGAAAGGTAACATGGACATGCTTCAAAATCCTCGATTATCAGACTAATTACTGTCATCAAAAGTTCTTAATCATGCGTCAACAAAAAGTCCTCCacacagaaaattaataaaaacatattttacacactTTTCTGAGATGCTGAAGAAAAGTTGTATGAAATACTCATGTTACCCCACCCACatgattttggttttttttggacTTCATACGGCTTTATTGATAGAGCAGCTGAagacatgacaggaaacaggatgagagagaggggaagcgACACGCAGCAGGgagccccaggccgggactcgAACCCGGGGCCACTGTGGCGAGGACagagcctctgtacatgggacgccagctccaccaactgagctaaacggCGCCGCCACACACATGTTAACTTCCCTTTAATAGGCACTTTCTAACTaatgctttaaataaataacacgtTATGACTTTTGTATGTTATTTCTGAAGGACACCAggatgaacacaaacaaaggaAGAGTGGAAGATGTGAACATGCTTTCTACAGTTAAACTCAATGTGCACCCAGTCTGAAGGTGCAGTGAAGTGAACAGGAAGGTATTGAACCTGTGACCTTTAATGCAGTTTACTGACCAGGAT containing:
- the LOC141004275 gene encoding B-cell receptor CD22-like; protein product: MYRGSVLATVAPVIQGQDGWRVTYRSTKICALKGSTVDMSCTYRYPSTVKRVENQFWFTKVSNGVHVDLRTDPQYSGRVQYNCVNKDCTLRITDLRESDSAEYKFRFITYQEDLQVMVNSLQASTRWVVLMCHSSCHLSGRLHYVWYKNGRIGQGQSSYYYSDYFNPADSFSCAVEGHENSRSPPLYAPKLPSVSVSPSAEIVEGSSVTLTCSSDANPAAKYTWYKENGNPDRHPLSKDPQLHFSSIQSSDSGQYYCTAENELWGRTSKYIYINVKYAPRLPSVSVSPSAEILEGSSVTLTCSSDANPAAKYTWYKEKQNLLRGQTRIYHFSSISSEDRGNYSCKSENQYGEIMSSSVSVDVQYAPKLPSVSVSPSAEIVEGSSVTLTCSSDANPAAKYTWYKENGDPDLQPLSKEPQLVFSSIQSSDSGEYYCTAENELWGRTSEYISVDVKYAPKLPSVSVSPSAEIVEGSSVNLTCSSDANPAANYTWYKENEDSPKASGQIFTLTDIRAEHSGNYSCEVQNRRGRNKTTVHLTVAGSGKSVAAGTITVVLLAIISLSVFLWIRKKRASRESTEAEERPDDREQGQPEEQDDFQYASVHFSNNQADNLYSNIRPAQPRRHVEQQEVEYAAVRYNSASTAPRARGQGAAEDPAVLYSTVNKTR